The Halomonas sp. KG2 genome contains a region encoding:
- the xthA gene encoding exodeoxyribonuclease III: MRLVSFNINGIRARLHQLQALIDTQQPDVIGLQETKVQDSEFPLADVEAMGYHVFYYGQKGHYGVALMCRQKPQAVFYGFPDDEEEAQRRMIGVRLLADNGETVTVWNGYFPQGENIEHPTKFPHKARFYRQLASLLHNQHHPEEQLAIMGDFNISPEDQDIGIGEPSRKRWLREGKASFQPIEREWLEGIKAWGLSDSYRLCHPDNSEWFSWFDYRSKGFDREPKRGLRIDYILVSKPLAECVTGAGIDYELRGMERPSDHAPTWSDFALTLSQTD, encoded by the coding sequence ATGCGTTTGGTCTCGTTTAATATCAATGGCATTCGGGCACGGCTTCATCAGCTTCAAGCGCTGATTGATACGCAGCAGCCAGACGTCATTGGCCTACAGGAAACCAAAGTACAAGACAGCGAGTTTCCTCTGGCTGATGTTGAAGCCATGGGCTATCACGTTTTTTATTACGGTCAAAAAGGCCACTACGGGGTTGCCTTAATGTGTCGGCAAAAACCCCAAGCGGTATTTTATGGCTTCCCTGACGATGAGGAAGAAGCCCAACGCCGGATGATTGGCGTGCGGTTACTAGCCGACAATGGTGAAACAGTCACTGTTTGGAATGGCTACTTCCCCCAGGGTGAAAACATTGAACACCCCACTAAATTCCCGCACAAAGCGCGCTTCTATCGGCAGTTGGCAAGCCTGCTACACAACCAGCACCATCCTGAAGAACAGCTGGCGATCATGGGGGATTTCAACATATCGCCGGAAGATCAGGATATTGGCATTGGCGAACCAAGCCGCAAACGCTGGTTGCGCGAGGGCAAAGCCAGCTTTCAGCCTATCGAGCGAGAATGGCTTGAAGGGATAAAAGCGTGGGGCCTTAGCGACAGCTATCGGCTGTGTCACCCAGATAATAGTGAGTGGTTCAGCTGGTTTGACTATCGCTCGAAAGGCTTTGACCGTGAGCCAAAACGCGGCCTGCGCATTGACTACATTCTGGTGTCTAAACCGCTTGCCGAATGCGTCACCGGCGCAGGCATTGATTATGAACTGCGCGGCATGGAGCGGCCTTCCGATCACGCTCCTACCTGGAGCGATTTTGCGCTGACACTCTCCCAGACAGACTAA
- a CDS encoding DUF3450 domain-containing protein: MLKRPFFALHGGWLAGVLVSGTLMASDETVDQAAQSVEAQQAQSALQQQIDEADDVTRSAIEELRRLERETRQMEASNAALSGRLAREAERQQRLGQALDTLSDTRAALPAVEQDMTEQLISWIESDLPFLKTERLARVQPTEQQPSESAARIANLLEAWRAELAYGREVDSWRGRLQLAEGNPREVDYLRIGRIGFYYLTPDGREGGMWDKASGEWQALDESARREVRNGLRIADDQRTPELLRLPLSISANDHAGGQQ, from the coding sequence GTGCTGAAAAGGCCTTTCTTTGCCTTGCATGGAGGCTGGCTTGCCGGAGTGCTGGTCAGCGGTACGCTAATGGCAAGTGATGAGACAGTCGATCAAGCGGCCCAGAGTGTCGAGGCCCAGCAAGCGCAGTCCGCACTTCAGCAGCAAATTGATGAGGCTGATGACGTCACGCGTTCAGCGATTGAAGAGCTGCGCCGCCTAGAGCGGGAAACCCGCCAGATGGAAGCATCCAATGCTGCTTTAAGTGGTCGTCTGGCCCGTGAAGCCGAGCGCCAGCAGCGCCTTGGTCAGGCGCTCGATACGTTAAGCGACACGCGCGCAGCGCTGCCTGCTGTTGAGCAGGATATGACAGAGCAGCTAATCAGTTGGATCGAGTCTGACCTGCCGTTTCTGAAAACCGAGCGTTTGGCGCGTGTTCAACCCACTGAGCAGCAACCGTCAGAGAGTGCGGCACGCATTGCTAATTTGCTGGAAGCTTGGCGTGCTGAGTTGGCGTATGGCCGTGAAGTGGATAGCTGGCGTGGTCGTTTACAATTAGCAGAAGGTAATCCGCGTGAAGTGGACTATTTGCGCATTGGCCGAATCGGCTTTTATTACCTAACCCCTGATGGTCGAGAAGGGGGGATGTGGGATAAGGCGAGCGGTGAGTGGCAGGCGCTTGATGAAAGCGCTCGCCGCGAGGTGCGTAACGGTCTACGTATTGCTGACGATCAGCGCACGCCAGAGCTGCTGCGTTTACCGCTTTCTATTAGTGCCAATGACCACGCAGGGGGCCAGCAATGA
- a CDS encoding TonB family protein, whose product MIRHVLSILGGIALAVGLFWMLALLVTPPERSPETPIMTMSMTMIEAPEMAPEQEAPPPAPSEAAPVTPPPMPMPAPAPIAESAIALPEVELPDEPVEPVELESELPELTEITPEPTPQPAPKPSPRPAPQPDPAPQPAETAAPSPAPSTAQREAAPVAEPAPSNEPVSVGQVAPTSRVNPSYPPRAQRRGMEGFVEVEFVIRRDGSVDNGTIRVTRAQPRRVFEDAAREAIARWQFEPGQQLRRATQRIEFQLR is encoded by the coding sequence ATGATTCGTCATGTTCTCTCGATACTGGGCGGCATTGCCTTAGCCGTTGGCTTGTTTTGGATGTTAGCGCTACTGGTAACGCCCCCGGAGCGCTCGCCTGAGACGCCGATCATGACTATGTCGATGACCATGATAGAAGCGCCAGAGATGGCGCCAGAGCAGGAGGCGCCGCCGCCTGCGCCTTCAGAGGCAGCGCCAGTAACACCGCCGCCGATGCCTATGCCAGCGCCGGCACCTATCGCTGAGAGTGCGATTGCGCTACCTGAGGTAGAGCTTCCTGACGAGCCAGTGGAGCCGGTTGAGTTGGAGAGTGAGTTACCAGAGTTGACTGAAATTACTCCCGAACCGACCCCGCAGCCCGCGCCGAAGCCCTCTCCACGACCGGCACCGCAACCTGACCCTGCACCACAGCCAGCAGAAACGGCGGCGCCTTCTCCTGCGCCTTCGACAGCGCAGCGAGAGGCCGCGCCAGTGGCAGAACCCGCGCCATCGAATGAGCCTGTTAGTGTCGGGCAAGTTGCCCCGACCAGTCGCGTGAATCCTTCTTATCCGCCGCGCGCTCAGCGGCGGGGCATGGAGGGCTTTGTTGAGGTGGAGTTTGTTATTCGCCGAGATGGTAGTGTCGATAACGGCACGATTCGCGTGACGCGGGCACAGCCGAGGCGAGTGTTTGAAGACGCTGCCCGTGAAGCGATCGCGCGCTGGCAGTTCGAACCCGGCCAGCAGCTTCGCCGCGCCACGCAGCGCATTGAGTTCCAGTTGAGATAG
- a CDS encoding biopolymer transporter ExbD yields the protein MRRRRSIDTTADSNEVNLTPMLDVVFIMLIFFIVTTSFIKESGVEIERPEAAAASPRPDAQVLIAVTPEGAVWVDGKPVDVHRIGQQVADMLSDDGSVVIQADRESTTGLLIEVMDRLKQAGVDQIAVAASRSAP from the coding sequence ATGCGTAGACGCCGTTCCATAGACACCACGGCTGATAGTAATGAAGTTAACCTAACGCCGATGCTGGACGTTGTCTTTATCATGCTGATCTTCTTTATTGTGACGACCAGCTTCATTAAAGAGAGCGGTGTTGAGATTGAACGCCCCGAAGCGGCAGCGGCAAGCCCGCGGCCCGATGCACAGGTACTGATTGCTGTGACGCCGGAGGGGGCTGTTTGGGTCGATGGTAAACCAGTTGATGTGCATCGTATTGGCCAGCAGGTCGCCGATATGTTGAGTGATGATGGCTCCGTTGTTATCCAGGCCGACCGGGAATCCACGACTGGCTTGCTAATTGAAGTGATGGATCGTCTTAAACAGGCAGGTGTTGATCAGATTGCCGTGGCAGCGAGCCGGAGTGCACCATGA
- a CDS encoding MotA/TolQ/ExbB proton channel family protein: protein MPTLPLWLEPVERLLDAGGAVLVVLAFVAVLVFGMAIERWWYYRFSWRRARRQLIRRWAARNDHRSWSARTLRNVWTEALVAKLRRPLPWIKLLVALCPLLGLLGTVTGMITVFDSLSLSDTHQARAMADGVARATLPTLTGMAIAVVGLLFISRLEHVIRREDQRLHDRLARALEENDA, encoded by the coding sequence ATGCCCACGTTACCTCTTTGGCTTGAGCCCGTTGAGCGGCTGCTTGATGCCGGTGGTGCCGTTTTAGTGGTGCTGGCATTCGTTGCCGTGTTGGTGTTTGGGATGGCAATTGAGCGCTGGTGGTATTACCGCTTTAGTTGGCGGCGTGCCCGTCGCCAACTGATTCGACGCTGGGCGGCACGCAATGATCACCGTAGCTGGAGTGCACGCACGCTACGCAATGTCTGGACAGAGGCACTGGTTGCTAAGCTACGCCGCCCGCTGCCATGGATCAAACTGCTTGTGGCGCTATGCCCACTGTTAGGCTTGTTGGGTACTGTCACCGGTATGATTACCGTGTTCGATAGCCTTTCTCTTAGTGATACTCATCAGGCGCGGGCCATGGCCGACGGTGTTGCCCGTGCCACGCTGCCCACGCTAACCGGCATGGCGATTGCTGTGGTGGGGTTGCTGTTTATTAGTCGTTTAGAGCACGTGATTCGTCGCGAAGACCAGCGGTTACACGACCGCTTAGCCCGTGCCTTGGAGGAGAATGATGCGTAG
- a CDS encoding NUDIX domain-containing protein, whose translation MLGNTEKTQNLLKIAAAVVSDPSGRLLLVRKQGTRFFMQPGGKIEPGEEAIAALCRELEEEVGLRIASDQLLPLGMQRALAANEPDTVIEAQLFSLVIDQPVNAGAEIAETIWVTREEALKLPLAPLTKQHVVVAA comes from the coding sequence GTGCTGGGCAATACCGAAAAGACGCAGAACCTGCTGAAAATAGCAGCGGCAGTCGTGAGTGACCCTTCGGGGCGTTTGCTATTAGTACGCAAGCAGGGCACGCGCTTTTTTATGCAGCCAGGCGGTAAAATTGAGCCAGGAGAGGAGGCCATAGCGGCGCTCTGCCGTGAGTTGGAGGAAGAAGTTGGCTTACGTATAGCAAGTGATCAGCTACTTCCTTTGGGCATGCAGCGTGCTTTAGCAGCCAATGAGCCAGACACCGTGATTGAAGCGCAGTTGTTCAGTCTGGTGATTGATCAGCCTGTCAATGCTGGGGCGGAGATTGCTGAAACGATTTGGGTAACCCGCGAAGAGGCATTAAAGCTGCCGTTGGCGCCGTTGACCAAGCAGCATGTTGTGGTTGCTGCTTAG
- the nrdF gene encoding class 1b ribonucleoside-diphosphate reductase subunit beta, whose product MTTMQRLSRVDAINWNRLQDDKDLEVWNRLTSNFWLPEKVPLSNDIQSWNTLTQQEKQLTIRVFTGLTLLDTIQSSVGAPVLMEDARTPHEEAVYTNIAFMESVHARSYSSIFSTLCATRDVDDAFRWSEENPTLQAKSELILERYRSDDPLMRKVASVFLESFLFYSGFYLPMYWSSHAKLTNTADLIRLIIRDEAVHGYYIGYKFQQALAEATPERQQEVKDYAYELLLELYDNEVRYTESLYDEVGLTEDVKKFLHYNANKALMNLGFEPLFPSSVTDVDPTIMAALSPSADENHDFFSGSGSSYVIGKAVATEDDDWAF is encoded by the coding sequence GAACCGCCTGACCAGCAATTTCTGGCTGCCGGAAAAAGTGCCGCTCTCCAACGATATTCAATCGTGGAACACCCTGACGCAGCAGGAAAAACAGCTGACGATTCGTGTGTTCACTGGCCTGACGCTGCTCGATACGATCCAGAGCAGCGTGGGAGCGCCGGTATTAATGGAAGATGCGCGCACACCCCATGAAGAGGCGGTTTATACCAATATTGCCTTTATGGAGTCGGTGCATGCGCGCTCTTACAGCTCGATTTTCTCAACACTGTGCGCGACGCGGGATGTAGATGATGCGTTTCGCTGGAGTGAAGAAAACCCGACGCTGCAGGCGAAGTCTGAATTGATCCTTGAGCGTTACCGCTCCGACGATCCGTTAATGCGCAAAGTGGCTAGCGTCTTCCTTGAGTCATTTCTGTTCTACTCGGGTTTCTACCTGCCGATGTACTGGTCGAGCCACGCCAAGCTGACTAACACGGCTGATCTGATTCGTTTGATCATTCGTGATGAAGCTGTGCACGGCTACTACATTGGCTACAAGTTCCAGCAAGCGCTGGCAGAAGCCACGCCCGAGCGCCAGCAAGAAGTGAAAGACTACGCTTATGAGCTGCTGCTAGAACTTTACGACAATGAAGTGCGCTACACCGAATCGCTCTATGATGAGGTGGGCTTAACGGAAGACGTGAAGAAATTCCTTCACTACAACGCCAATAAGGCACTGATGAACCTCGGGTTTGAACCGTTGTTCCCCAGCAGCGTCACCGACGTCGACCCAACGATTATGGCCGCACTTTCGCCGAGTGCGGATGAAAACCACGACTTTTTCTCCGGTTCTGGTTCTTCCTACGTGATTGGTAAGGCTGTTGCCACCGAAGACGACGACTGGGCGTTTTAA
- a CDS encoding MotA/TolQ/ExbB proton channel family protein, translated as MSLLTRQRGARRSIICFALLASLLGGSMAMAQTDSVGSLREAREAAEARDQARLQSFLEDQEALDEALAEARAEHQAAEEQQVALAAQQQEQAQQAQALAARQEEQGEALTSLLADLSRHSEEVRNELGGDSWLTLDADALPPRLNEIEVLERQQIETVVDSLAMLTLSTGRAERLELPVADASGEIESRSVVRLGDFAAFTDTALLSKGQDDSGLAEVPHTPAEISDVLAAYHQGQSRVFAIDPTQGSVLQALAQQPSLWERFQQGGYVGYVVVALGGFGLLVALAQYLYLVVVSARLHRQRKALDQPNANNPLGRVLQRFQEMDKHQTPEALEARLDEAVLAELPRIERGQPIVKLLAAVAPLLGLLGTVTGMIVTFQAITVFGTGDPQLMAGGISQALVTTVLGLVTAVPLLFAQTALASRSRLITQAIEGEASATLADHLEAQSTANAQAVT; from the coding sequence ATGAGTCTGTTAACACGCCAGCGAGGCGCGCGCAGAAGCATAATCTGTTTTGCATTACTGGCAAGCCTTCTGGGCGGCAGTATGGCAATGGCGCAAACTGACAGCGTTGGTTCGTTACGTGAAGCTCGCGAAGCCGCTGAGGCGCGTGACCAAGCGCGCTTGCAGTCGTTCCTTGAAGATCAAGAGGCACTGGATGAAGCGCTAGCAGAGGCGCGGGCTGAGCATCAAGCTGCAGAAGAACAGCAAGTCGCATTAGCCGCGCAACAGCAGGAACAAGCGCAACAGGCTCAAGCGCTGGCCGCGCGCCAGGAAGAGCAGGGCGAAGCGCTCACCTCGCTACTGGCGGATCTGTCACGGCACAGCGAAGAGGTGCGTAACGAACTAGGCGGTGATAGCTGGTTAACGCTGGATGCTGATGCGTTACCACCGCGTCTCAATGAGATCGAGGTGCTGGAGCGTCAACAAATCGAAACTGTCGTGGATAGTTTGGCGATGCTAACGCTGAGCACTGGGCGTGCCGAGCGACTTGAATTACCGGTGGCCGATGCCAGTGGCGAGATTGAATCGAGAAGCGTTGTGCGCTTGGGTGATTTTGCAGCGTTTACTGACACAGCGTTGCTCAGCAAAGGCCAGGATGATAGTGGCTTGGCGGAAGTGCCGCATACTCCTGCTGAAATCAGCGATGTGCTGGCGGCCTATCATCAAGGTCAAAGCCGTGTATTTGCCATTGATCCTACCCAAGGTAGCGTGCTGCAAGCTCTCGCTCAGCAGCCAAGTCTTTGGGAGCGATTCCAGCAGGGCGGTTATGTCGGTTACGTCGTGGTAGCGCTGGGTGGCTTTGGTCTATTAGTGGCATTGGCTCAGTACCTTTACCTGGTCGTCGTCAGTGCACGGCTGCACCGTCAGCGTAAAGCGCTGGATCAACCGAATGCTAATAACCCGCTGGGTCGCGTGCTCCAGCGTTTCCAGGAAATGGATAAGCACCAAACACCGGAAGCACTGGAAGCGAGGTTGGATGAGGCGGTGTTGGCTGAACTACCGCGTATCGAGCGTGGCCAGCCGATTGTTAAGCTGTTGGCAGCCGTTGCGCCGCTACTGGGTCTGCTGGGTACCGTGACCGGCATGATTGTCACCTTCCAGGCGATTACCGTATTCGGTACCGGCGACCCGCAGCTAATGGCGGGTGGTATCAGTCAGGCGCTGGTAACAACGGTGCTGGGGCTTGTGACAGCCGTGCCGCTACTATTTGCTCAGACAGCCTTGGCGAGTCGGAGTCGCTTGATTACCCAGGCCATTGAAGGTGAAGCAAGTGCCACCTTAGCTGACCATCTTGAAGCGCAGTCGACGGCTAATGCGCAAGCGGTGACCTAA